A stretch of DNA from Electrophorus electricus isolate fEleEle1 chromosome 18, fEleEle1.pri, whole genome shotgun sequence:
aataataattaataatgaaaagaaTTAAAACCATGGATTAATACCagtttatatatctatatgtctctatatagatatatatatatatatatatatatatatagatagatagatagatagatagatagatagatagattatatatagatagatagattatatatagatagatacatatatagattatatatagatagatacatatatagattatatatagatatatagatatatatatatagattatagatatatatagatatatatatagatatatatatatatatatagatagatagatagatagatagatagattatatatagatagatacatatatagattatatatagatatatagatatatatatatatagattatagatatatatagatatatatatatatagatatatatatagatatatagatagatagatagatagatagatagatagatagatagatagattatatatagatagatacatatatagattatatatagatagatacatatatagattatatatagatatatagatatatatatatagattatagatatatatagatatatatagatagatatatatagatatatatagatatatatagatatatatatatatatatagatagatagatagatatatatatagatatatatatatatagatatatatatagatatatatatagatatatatatatatagatatatatatagatatatatatagatatatatatatatagatagatatatatatatagatatatatatatatatatctatatagatatatatatatatataaaaaccacTCAGGTCTCACTCCGTCTGTCCCAGAAGCAATCTATGCCTCTTGAGTATTAAAGCTCTATTGTTAGTTATAGCTTCTTCTAGGTGGCTATCAAAGTAAGATGTGTAATTTATATCTTGTCCTTCCTCCACTTATCCTCTCCttctttcactttatttttgatCCTTATATGCCAATATGGCATAATGATTGTGATGTCATTTCATTCATATTATTTAGCAGGTGCTCTTGTCCATAGTGATTTACAATATTGCTTTATTGTCTCTGTGGCACAGCAAGTTTAATTATACAGCACTTTCCTTAGACACTGTtaattcaaagtgcttttgGAAGAAATCCTTATTGGAGTACATTATGTCAGAGTCTAAGGATATCACTAAGAACCCTGTGACagagaaaacaaggaaaacacaaGGAAAATACATAGaaaggattttgtgtgtgttttctgtagtgGGAGTTCTCTCCACCATCTGGGTGCTAGTACAGAAAAATGTCTTGGGGCATACCTTCGCTGTCGTCTCGAGAGGCGGTGATTCAAGACATTCTGTACTGGAGATATAGAGGGTGCAAGGTATGGTGTGGGAGGGGCAGATCTGATGCAGGTGACTGCATAAATCCAGTAGcaagaacagagcagcagagtgatgtgtgtgaactcAGGAAGACTGAATATGAGCCATGCAGCTGGATTCTGGATCAGCAGCAAGGGCCTAGTGATGTGTACTGGGAAGCCTGCCCAGAGTGAGTTGTAGTAATCCAGTCTTGAGATGATGAGGGACTGGTCAAGCATAAAATAACAATATCAAAAGAAGCAGTGTTATTCATCAGATGAATACCACCTGAAAGCGATATGTTAAATATCTTTATAAATAACTTTGATTCACAGTTTTTCACAGTGAATTCACCATTGTTGAATATATAGTGAAATGTTAAACAGTATAGTTACATCACACTCAAATGTCTACCGCTGGTTTTAACACTGGTCATCAGAATATATTGTACAATGTCCATTACCTGTACCATCAGCTGTGTTGAACAACGTTCATCTGCTACTTTTGCATTGAATCAACTTAAGCACTCTGTATCCACATATTTCtcttacagtgtttttttttccaatactaaccataatttatttttgtaaaccTATTATCCTTGTGCATAAATAATTTAGCTTGTGAACCAGAGCAATaaataatggaaaacaaaatattaaccACCAATGATACCAAGGCAAACATATTTACTTTACTTAGAAGTAGTGCTCATTTACAATCTCCTTTTCCCTTAAACAATTCCCCTAAAattcagtaaaataattttctatAATACCCTGGTACTAAGTACTGCACTAGTAGTAAATAAGAAAGAAGAACCACTTGGAATATTTCATGATGGTGTGCCATGTGCTTGAtgtatgaattaaatattttattcataataaatatgaatataattttggcagtcataaatattttattagtaataAATATGAGTAGAATTTTGGCATTAAAAATGTTGGCAGTCACCATTAAGCAGCCATGGCTGAggaataaccttttttttttgtttaccttcCCAAATCTTGTTTGAAAAACATAATTCTATGCTTAATTTGGAAATTCAGCAAACTCATATGTGAAACTTTTATGCTGTGTCATTTTATGTTGGCATGCATATTGAAAAAATATACAATGCTCAGCTGTCATTGGTATTCGATTTGTAGGCCAGATTAATTTACTGGAGGACCTAAACCTCCTACAGGGATTTTTTATCAGAGTTCTCACACTATGCTTGTTTTTAGTACagctttattaatatattttttaataaacaatttcAGACGTATCAAAAATGTAGTAAAAACATTAGACTGAATTATTTCAATTGCTCcatgtgttcatttttgtaCTATTATCTAGCTAACACAAATCTCCTTCGGCTTGTCAGTCTTTCCAAAACATCCATAGTACAAGGGCTAATACACATTCTGGTTAGATCAGATTCAGTAAAATATTGCATTTCTGGTTTCAGAACATAACCATATCtattggaaatgttttttttttaaaataaaatccttTCTTTGTTCTACTCTAATTGCTGTAGTTTTACTGGTCCCACAAATGGAGCAGGCACACAATTATATACAAACACGCAATGCCACATTACAACAAAGAGGAGGAAACACAGCAGTCAGGAGCAATGCAATGCTTTCACCAGATGCAGTGTAGTGGAACTGATTTCTTTTTGTCTAAATAATAATACTGATATGATAGCAAGTTATTCCAAAAATTACAGTGGGCAGTCTGTTTACAAAGTGTGGTGGCAACTCACACGCCTCTTACACTGATGCTAGACTCACAGAAGCTTTCAGTGTCAGCAAATGTTTGGCTAAATTATAACCAGCAACATGCTGGCAGGTTGGTTATCTACTAATAAGTGAATGGgttacatatgtatttatgtctTTAGTCTTAAGTGCAGTAAATCTGGTTTAGAGAACCAAACCTGTAGGTCAAACAGGTTTGTGGTCATAGGGTTTCACTTTGCTTAGCAGCTGAATTTGCTGTTTGATTTATACAGTGGGCACTAGACACTTAAGCACATCAAAATGGCTTATACCTCACTGTATAAAGGTTAAAGAAATTCTATATTAGGCTTAAAGATTCATTTACACTAACAGATGTCTCTATCTGCCTTTAAGGCTGCCAGTGATCAAATAGATATAGTCagcaattttcttttgtttcacaCAGCATAGAAACATAATACTCCATATAAATGCTGCTTCCAGGCAAGTAAAAAAgatcattattaaaaaaaaatcaaaaacacatacaacacagacaCCAGATGTATTTTGGTGGTGCCTTATCTCTGCCCAGTGGTACTTTGTAAGTGACATACACTCTAAAATGACCCTTGGTGGCAGTAGCTGTTTTAGTGCTTTTGAGTCTGTTAGAGTGTATGAGCTTTCATTTAAAAGCCCCAGTTCCCACTCCATAATAAATGGTCCAGACGTTTTGGATGAGTCAGAGATTTAAGAAAGTCTGATTAAGAGAGCTTCAGTCAAAGTATTTAGGAATTTGAATTGGTACTATATAGTGTTTTGTAGATTGGAGCATGGTCACAATAATCCAGCTTGCCTTGAAAGCAAGAGCTTTGTCCACACAGACAGCCAGTCATTTGATATAATCCGTATTCACACTTTTATTTCCACTTGAAATGTCTATTAAGGTCCATGTGTCCTTCATTGTGAGGGGTCTAGTTATGTATTAGGGGGGCACATAGGGCGGAGGGCACCTGTAGGCTGTCATATTCTTAGGTCGAGAACCTCTGCCTTCCGTGGGGATAGTAAAGGGAGGCGGAGGTTGATAAGGGGGAGCATTGGGGTCATCGTCACTGAGAGCGATGTACTCCTCCAGGATCTGGTGGTTGAGCAGAGACCCCTCTCCACAGGCAGAGCTGGGGTATTGAGGAGGAGGCAGCGGGGGCTTCTCCTCACGCAAGATCAGTGGCATGCTGGAGGAGGGGGGTGATTTAGCATCATCTAACTCATCTGCAAAAATAATTGGAACACCCTTTTTAATGAAGGTGGCCTGTTCCTCTGTGGTCAGTTTGCCACGCCGTTTCTTCCTGTAGCAAATCATGGCAATGAACCCAGCAGTGAGCAACAGTGCTGCCACCACAACCGCAGGTATAACTGTGTGCAAGTAAACATCATCACTGCTACGCCAGCCAGAGCCAGATGACGGCGTGGCTGAGGATGGCACTGGAATGGAAATTTCTCCCATAGAGACGGGGATGAATACTTCACCTGGTGGCACAAATGAGAACCTTTGGCATTTATTGGCCCCACGAACACTGATGTTGATGGGTATGAATTCTGGCTCCATGGCATTGTAGAATAAGGAAGTGGGATGTCCCTGACCATCTGAAATCCTACGACACATCGCCTGAATCTGCTCTCGTGGGCAAGGGTTCTTGGGCAAGCTGCTGTTGGTCCACTCCACCAGGATTGAACCTCTGGAGATGTTTCTTAAAGTGACAGAACTACTATTGCGATCTCCCAGGGCAGATGCAAGTTTCTTGCTTAATAGGATTCTTTTGTGGATGTCACTGGTCAGTGTTTTGGGCTCCCCATGAAAACGAGCAGTAAAGACAACTGGTGACAGGTCATCAAATGGCCAGCGGTTAACATGTACCTCAAAAGCATCTGTGGTGCTTGAATCTTCCTTATCTGTGGCAATCATAAAGAACTCATGTTGGCCAACATGGCTCTGGTCAGGGAGGCCATACAGCAGCTGACTGGTACTATTAAACTGAATCCAGGAGCCCTCATCCACTGCTTGATTTTGACTCTGACGCAGTGACAACCGCAACTTTTCTGTGCTTCCATCTTCTTGATCAAAGAATGTGTCAGCTGGAATCTTCACCTCAAAGTATGTTCCAACCCACACATTAACTTCATCAATAGGGTTATGgagctgaggtttctggttgatcAAAGGGTTGGTGCGCCTGGAAGGTTTAATTGTAGTTTTTGGTTCCCTGGGTATAGGTGTGGTCTTCtgtttcttgctcttttttgtGGTGGAGGTCTTGGGTCGACGAGTGGTTGGAGGGGTGGCAGAGACAGTAGGTTCCACATAACCAGGATGGGTCAGTGTCGGCTGCAGGGAGAGAGTGCTGGTACTCCCCAGAATTCGAGTGGGCAGAGGGTGGCCCAGCACGGGTGTATAAGCCACCTGGTCCCGAATCCGGATGGTAGGTTTTACTGGCAATGGCAAAGGACCACGGGCAGGGTTTATCAAAATATCTGTAGTGGGACCAATGAAAGGAGATGTGGGGCTAGGCACAATGCGTTCTGCAGGTTCTGGATAAATGGTAGGGGGAAGTTGGGATGGCACAGGCGTTGGAGTGTTGTGGATCTGTCTTCTAATTCGCTTAAAAACTTGTGGTTTCTTATTGACAATGTACCAGCCAACCACTGGAAAGCCTAGCAGAGCTGACATAGTTCCATCTTTGGCTGGTAACTGGACTGCACTAATGTCTGGTAGGTTGCTCTGATCAAGTGCACAACCTAGTTTCCATGACAGAAGTGCaccattttccaccaccttctTGGCATTGCCTGGCCCGGCCATGAAGGCAGTCATGTCAAAAAGACGGTTGTTAACAACAGGCATGACTCGCATCAGCTCCGGTGGAACATTGGCAAAGAGACTCATTTTTTGTAGCAGTGCTAATCGCTCTCTGGAGTTCATTTTTGTGAGGTCAGCATCCAGGATTATAGTTAGGACAGTAACTGACTGGCCACTAGAACAAACACATGTTGCATTAAACTCTGTCTGCAGTGGCAGCAGAGAAGGATCTGTGTCTTCTGGATTTACTGTGATTGTAAAGAGctctgtttggtgtgtgtgaatgtatgtgctACTCATTTTGCTTCCACTGAGAAGCAGGTGACCGTGTATACTGCCGTCACGACTTTGCAATCCTGCTGGAGACAAGCTGAATCGGTACAGACCTTTATCGCCCTCTAGTGGCAGACCCTGCAGAAAACAGAACTCATCATCCCAATAAAGCCAAGCAGGAATTGTTGCTCTGCCATCCTCAAATATCTGTAAAGAGcagaataaaagggaaaaagaagGATATTGAGCATCCTCTCCTGCCCCTTTCATTGATTTAACAGATAGAAGTTCTTTGGCCTGGTAGTCAGTTTTCTCAGTTTTAGTGTATGTTTACCTATTTTATTTAGTTGACTTTCTCATCATAATTACGTATCAGTACACTACATATCACAGAGGGCTGAAGTTATACACATCCACTGTATGTGTATAAAGTTAAGTCACTTTTTGTAAGTCACTGGTGAGGTAGCTCTGTTGTGTGGAGAAGCACTTCAGTGCCAATGTATAGATGTATATGCGCAATAGCATAGTAAGAGTGCCATGCTGCCAGGTTTCTCCTAGGATATCACTATATATTGTCGTCAACCACAGAGGGCACTTGGCAAAGTTGGTCTTTTAATCtgaataaatacttttttttttttggtcagataTAGGCAAATCATTAACCATCTCACATCCAGGGATCACTACtcttttaatatattgtaaGGCATATTACAAATGCtatatgtagcaatataatcACAGTATGATATTTAGGCAAAAAATCCCACAGCTCTACACTGAATCCAGCTAATCAAGGTCTTATGAAGCAAATGAATACCACAATCAGTTTGGGTATGATCAAAGGACTAGGTAATCTCATTTTGTGCCTAAATTAGAggtggaaaatatatttaaaaatatatatttaaagaccTTATCACAGCACACAGCGTGCATTACTAGATAACTTTTTCTGAGATTTACTAAGTTAACTATAGAGTAagaatgatttttaaaaatcaggaaCAGGTAGAAAAAAATCAAGCACTAACATAGCTAAAGCATACAACACTGATGAGCAAACCATTGTCCAAGGCTATGTGACCCCCACATCAGTTAAtaaactgaaaatgcaaaagATAAAGTATTCTCATGGACCTCTAGACATGAATGGCTACTGGTCCCACAAAATCAGTCTCCAGTTAAGGTTCACCGTAGTGACATAATGCTTTTAGAAACTTACTAAGTCATGGCAGTCAGATGACTCCACTGGGATCTTCATCCGGAACATCTGGCCCACCACTGCTATAGACTCAGAACATCCAGAAGACTGGGCTGTTGCCGCTCTGGATGTGGATGTCTGTATGTCTGAGAGCAGGGCGGAGTGCATAGAGGCTTCTAGTTCTACGATTATGGGCTCCGATGCCAATGTCACAGCACATAGCAGTAAGAGCCCCCACATACTCGCATGCACATTTTGCATTCTGCAACCTTGCTGACTCATCCTGTTGTCAGGGCCAGGCTAAAGGAAGACTCAGTTCCTCTTCCTTGCCTCCAACTcagctgtctctcctctcttctgtctctcctgtgtcatCCATACAGTCCCCACAGTCTGAGGAGTAGCCGATGTTGCACAGCCATAGAGTCCTAGCGAGGGGGAGAAAAAACTTATTTAGCAGATAGTGGTTACCACAGAAGACAGTTCTTCCAAACTGATCATGGAGAGccacaacacaatacaatgtttagtgttttcacTTCTCCAACACAACAGATTACTCTCATTATTCAAtcattaacattttttgtaAGATAAACCAGGTATGGTATGGCAAGAAAAAATATACAGCTGTATTTTCTGAGGTTTTCTGGAATTGAAGTTGCAGGTCCCtttatatagtattatagttTAAGTTTGATGT
This window harbors:
- the LOC113578874 gene encoding dystroglycan-like; protein product: MSQQGCRMQNVHASMWGLLLLCAVTLASEPIIVELEASMHSALLSDIQTSTSRAATAQSSGCSESIAVVGQMFRMKIPVESSDCHDLIFEDGRATIPAWLYWDDEFCFLQGLPLEGDKGLYRFSLSPAGLQSRDGSIHGHLLLSGSKMSSTYIHTHQTELFTITVNPEDTDPSLLPLQTEFNATCVCSSGQSVTVLTIILDADLTKMNSRERLALLQKMSLFANVPPELMRVMPVVNNRLFDMTAFMAGPGNAKKVVENGALLSWKLGCALDQSNLPDISAVQLPAKDGTMSALLGFPVVGWYIVNKKPQVFKRIRRQIHNTPTPVPSQLPPTIYPEPAERIVPSPTSPFIGPTTDILINPARGPLPLPVKPTIRIRDQVAYTPVLGHPLPTRILGSTSTLSLQPTLTHPGYVEPTVSATPPTTRRPKTSTTKKSKKQKTTPIPREPKTTIKPSRRTNPLINQKPQLHNPIDEVNVWVGTYFEVKIPADTFFDQEDGSTEKLRLSLRQSQNQAVDEGSWIQFNSTSQLLYGLPDQSHVGQHEFFMIATDKEDSSTTDAFEVHVNRWPFDDLSPVVFTARFHGEPKTLTSDIHKRILLSKKLASALGDRNSSSVTLRNISRGSILVEWTNSSLPKNPCPREQIQAMCRRISDGQGHPTSLFYNAMEPEFIPINISVRGANKCQRFSFVPPGEVFIPVSMGEISIPVPSSATPSSGSGWRSSDDVYLHTVIPAVVVAALLLTAGFIAMICYRKKRRGKLTTEEQATFIKKGVPIIFADELDDAKSPPSSSMPLILREEKPPLPPPQYPSSACGEGSLLNHQILEEYIALSDDDPNAPPYQPPPPFTIPTEGRGSRPKNMTAYRCPPPYVPP